The proteins below come from a single Parageobacillus toebii NBRC 107807 genomic window:
- the menH gene encoding 2-succinyl-6-hydroxy-2,4-cyclohexadiene-1-carboxylate synthase, protein MNIFVNGVSYHVERYGDGEPLLLLHGFTGSVETWKPFLPYWRDYQLVLVDIIGHGLTDSPNDPARYEMEKAAADLDEILRYFHLQDAHVLGYSMGGRLALTFAILYPHRVRTLILESSSPGLKTMQERRERMKRDEALAEEIEQYGVTAFVEKWENMPLFASQKRLPLSVQQQIRNERLNNNALGLANSLRGMGTGRQPSFWNRLSKVNVPTLLLCGEWDQKFCRIAEEMKEYLPNCEMIKVPEAGHAIHVEQREIFAKIVSRFITRRRV, encoded by the coding sequence ATGAATATTTTCGTCAACGGGGTTTCCTATCATGTTGAACGATACGGAGATGGAGAACCGCTTTTACTGTTGCACGGATTTACTGGCAGCGTTGAAACGTGGAAACCTTTTCTCCCATATTGGCGTGATTATCAGCTCGTTCTTGTTGATATTATCGGGCACGGCCTTACCGATTCGCCAAATGATCCAGCTCGATATGAGATGGAAAAAGCAGCTGCTGATCTGGACGAAATATTGCGGTATTTTCATTTGCAAGATGCACATGTGTTAGGATATTCCATGGGCGGGCGTCTTGCGCTGACGTTTGCAATTCTTTATCCTCATCGTGTTCGGACATTGATATTAGAAAGCAGTTCTCCGGGATTAAAAACGATGCAGGAAAGACGGGAACGAATGAAAAGAGATGAAGCGTTAGCGGAAGAAATAGAGCAATATGGCGTTACAGCATTTGTCGAAAAGTGGGAAAACATGCCGCTTTTCGCATCCCAAAAGCGCTTGCCTCTTAGCGTGCAGCAGCAAATCCGTAATGAACGGCTAAACAATAATGCGCTTGGATTAGCAAATAGTTTGCGCGGGATGGGGACTGGAAGACAGCCTTCCTTTTGGAATCGTTTATCCAAAGTAAACGTACCGACTTTGCTTTTGTGTGGAGAATGGGATCAAAAATTTTGCCGTATCGCTGAAGAGATGAAAGAATATCTTCCTAATTGTGAAATGATAAAAGTTCCCGAAGCAGGTCATGCAATTCATGTGGAACAACGAGAAATTTTTGCTAAAATAGTAAGTAGGTTTATAACAAGGAGGAGAGTATAA
- the menD gene encoding 2-succinyl-5-enolpyruvyl-6-hydroxy-3-cyclohexene-1-carboxylic-acid synthase, producing MNEALTLYIAAFVDELAKIGVQDVVVSPGSRSTPLAIMMAEHPAMRVHINIDERSAAFFALGMAKAKRHPIALLCTSGTAVANYFPAVVEAYYSRVPLIVITADRPHELRDVGAPQAIDQLNIYGRYAKWFVEMALPEKSTDMLRYARTMAARAAGVAISAPAGPVHLNFPLREPLVPIVHEETWEQIEAKEPSYTTVIPGKMTIGMEQIQELYNELSSAEKGLIVCGQIDQPAFAEAVTKLAEMLDYPILADPLSQLRSGTHAKEYIIDSYDAILKDETIAASLVPDVVIRFGAMPVSKPLFLLLKRYPSIKQIVVDGEGGWREPTLMASYMVYCDEVEFCRRLIDIGASKQSKSQWSTTWKMINDIAKSVLLEATMEEELFEGKVFTELSQLLPDGATLFVGNSMPIRDTDTFFFTNDKQIRILANRGANGIDGVVSSALGASAVTEPLVLVIGDLSFYHDLNGLLAAKMHGLHATIIVLNNNGGGIFSFLPQAKHKKHFEMLFGTPTDLQFEHAVRMYEGNYQKIKTWDEFRHYVTQSLTTDGLHVMEVCTSRENNVRKHRLLWEKVSQEIAEFLEKGRMV from the coding sequence ATGAATGAAGCACTAACATTATATATAGCAGCTTTTGTGGATGAGTTAGCGAAAATCGGCGTGCAAGATGTGGTGGTTAGCCCAGGATCGCGTTCGACACCGCTTGCCATTATGATGGCAGAACATCCGGCGATGCGCGTACATATAAACATTGATGAGCGCTCCGCCGCATTTTTTGCTCTCGGCATGGCGAAAGCAAAACGGCATCCTATCGCTCTTCTTTGTACGTCAGGAACGGCGGTTGCGAACTATTTTCCAGCGGTGGTGGAAGCTTATTATTCGCGTGTGCCTCTTATCGTCATTACGGCAGATCGCCCGCATGAATTACGGGATGTCGGGGCGCCGCAAGCAATTGACCAGCTGAACATATATGGAAGATATGCCAAATGGTTTGTAGAAATGGCGCTGCCAGAAAAGTCGACAGACATGCTCCGCTATGCGCGGACGATGGCAGCAAGAGCGGCAGGGGTAGCAATCAGCGCTCCGGCAGGCCCTGTTCATCTAAATTTTCCGTTGCGTGAGCCGCTTGTGCCGATCGTTCATGAAGAAACGTGGGAACAAATCGAAGCGAAAGAGCCGTCTTATACGACGGTCATTCCGGGGAAAATGACGATCGGCATGGAACAAATTCAGGAGTTATACAATGAACTTTCTTCGGCTGAAAAAGGGCTGATCGTTTGCGGACAAATCGATCAGCCAGCGTTTGCTGAGGCGGTCACGAAGCTAGCGGAAATGCTCGATTATCCTATTTTAGCGGATCCGCTTTCTCAACTGCGCAGCGGAACACATGCAAAAGAGTATATTATTGACAGTTATGACGCGATATTAAAAGATGAAACGATTGCAGCTTCATTAGTTCCGGATGTCGTTATTCGTTTCGGCGCCATGCCGGTTTCTAAGCCGCTATTTCTTTTGCTGAAACGATATCCATCCATTAAACAAATCGTTGTGGATGGAGAAGGCGGATGGCGGGAACCGACATTAATGGCATCGTACATGGTGTATTGCGATGAGGTTGAATTTTGCCGCCGACTTATCGATATTGGGGCGTCGAAGCAGAGCAAAAGTCAATGGTCAACGACGTGGAAAATGATCAACGATATCGCAAAATCTGTACTTCTTGAAGCAACGATGGAAGAGGAATTATTCGAAGGAAAAGTGTTTACGGAACTTTCGCAATTGCTTCCGGACGGTGCTACCTTATTTGTTGGCAATAGTATGCCGATTCGCGATACGGATACATTTTTCTTTACAAACGACAAGCAAATACGCATTTTGGCGAACCGTGGCGCAAATGGGATTGACGGCGTTGTGTCAAGCGCGCTAGGAGCCAGTGCTGTTACCGAACCGCTTGTGCTTGTCATTGGCGATCTTTCCTTTTATCATGATTTGAATGGGCTATTAGCCGCAAAAATGCATGGACTACACGCGACGATCATCGTTCTTAATAATAACGGCGGCGGAATTTTCTCGTTTTTGCCGCAAGCGAAACACAAAAAACATTTTGAAATGTTGTTTGGCACGCCAACAGATTTGCAATTTGAGCATGCTGTCCGCATGTATGAAGGAAATTACCAGAAAATCAAGACATGGGATGAATTTCGCCATTATGTTACACAATCATTGACAACAGATGGCCTTCACGTGATGGAAGTATGCACGTCAAGAGAAAATAATGTAAGAAAACATCGTCTTTTGTGGGAAAAGGTTTCCCAGGAAATAGCGGAATTTCTCGAAAAAGGGAGAATGGTATGA
- the glgA gene encoding glycogen synthase GlgA, producing the protein MNVLFVVSECVPFVKSGGLADVAGALPKQLRKLGTDVRVIMPKYETIPENYKKEMKKIAKLVVRVGWRRQYCGIEMMEYEGVIYYFVDNEYYFKRHQLYGHYDDGERFSYFCRAVLDALPVIPFRPDIIHCHDWHTGMIPFLLREEYRKNSFYERIRTVFTIHNLQFQGIFPREILGDLLNLSDRYFTIEYLEFYGNVSFMKGALVSADIITTVSPTYKEEIQTEYYGERLDGLLRARQRDLIGILNGIDDEMYNPKKDPFIAVPYDIQTIARKQINKRALQQYFGLSIREDVPVIAMVTRLTEQKGMDLVKCVFHEIIAEDVQFILLGTGDKKFEQFFYDMAATYPDKAKVCIGFNEELAHKIYAGADLFLMPSKFEPCGLSQMIALRYGTIPIVRETGGLNDTVQSYNEFTGEGNGFSFTNFNAHDMLYTIRRALTFYKEKQIWEKLMKEAMSRDYSWGQSAFKYNRVYADLMAGSEHHVLE; encoded by the coding sequence GTGAATGTATTATTTGTCGTGTCGGAATGCGTACCGTTTGTTAAGTCGGGAGGATTAGCGGACGTTGCCGGAGCGTTGCCGAAACAATTGCGAAAATTAGGGACAGACGTTCGAGTAATCATGCCAAAATATGAAACAATCCCGGAAAACTATAAAAAAGAAATGAAAAAAATTGCCAAGCTTGTGGTAAGAGTTGGATGGAGACGGCAATATTGCGGAATTGAAATGATGGAGTACGAAGGAGTTATTTATTATTTTGTGGACAATGAATACTACTTTAAACGCCATCAGTTATACGGACATTATGATGATGGAGAACGGTTTTCGTATTTTTGCCGCGCTGTTTTAGACGCGCTTCCTGTGATTCCGTTTCGTCCAGATATTATTCATTGCCACGATTGGCATACCGGCATGATCCCTTTTTTATTGCGCGAAGAATATCGAAAAAATTCATTTTATGAACGAATCCGCACCGTGTTTACGATTCATAATTTACAGTTTCAAGGAATTTTTCCACGCGAAATTTTAGGAGATTTATTGAATTTAAGTGACCGTTATTTTACGATTGAGTATTTAGAGTTTTATGGGAATGTGAGCTTTATGAAGGGAGCGCTTGTTTCTGCCGATATTATTACAACGGTCAGTCCGACATACAAAGAAGAAATTCAGACGGAATATTACGGAGAGCGGCTCGATGGTCTATTACGGGCGCGCCAGCGTGATTTAATCGGAATTTTAAACGGTATCGACGATGAAATGTATAATCCGAAAAAGGATCCATTTATTGCGGTGCCATACGATATACAGACTATTGCCAGAAAACAAATAAATAAACGCGCGCTTCAACAATATTTTGGTTTATCGATAAGGGAAGACGTCCCGGTCATTGCGATGGTAACCCGTTTGACAGAGCAAAAAGGGATGGATTTAGTCAAGTGCGTTTTCCATGAAATTATTGCCGAAGATGTTCAATTCATTTTGCTAGGGACGGGTGACAAAAAGTTTGAGCAATTTTTCTATGATATGGCGGCAACGTATCCAGATAAAGCAAAAGTGTGTATCGGCTTTAACGAAGAGTTAGCACATAAAATTTACGCGGGAGCTGATCTATTTTTAATGCCATCTAAATTTGAACCGTGCGGTCTCAGCCAAATGATTGCTCTTCGATACGGAACGATTCCGATTGTGCGGGAAACGGGAGGATTAAACGATACGGTACAATCGTATAATGAGTTTACGGGAGAAGGGAATGGGTTTAGTTTTACGAACTTCAATGCCCATGATATGTTATATACCATTCGCCGCGCGCTTACGTTTTATAAGGAAAAACAAATATGGGAAAAGCTAATGAAAGAAGCAATGAGCCGTGATTATAGCTGGGGGCAATCAGCGTTTAAGTATAACCGAGTATATGCAGATTTAATGGCTGGGAGTGAACATCATGTTCTCGAATAA
- a CDS encoding TIGR00266 family protein, whose product MNAHEIDYRLYGDDMQFVEIELDPQESVIAEAGGMMMMEDGITMETIFGDGTDSGKGFFNKLVGAGKRLLTGESLFMTVFTNNSAEKRRVSFAAPYPGKIIPVDLSELGGKVICQKDSFLCAAKGVSVGIDFQRKLGTGFFGGEGFIMQKLEGDGLAFLHAGGTIYKRQLEPGEKLRIDTGCLVAMTKEVDYDIEYVGKIKTAFFSGEGLFFATLTGPGTVWVQSLPFSRLADRIIASAPSSGGRSVGEGSVLGSIGDWFDGDD is encoded by the coding sequence ATGAATGCCCATGAAATCGACTACAGGCTATATGGAGACGATATGCAATTTGTTGAAATTGAATTAGATCCCCAAGAGAGCGTCATCGCGGAAGCTGGCGGCATGATGATGATGGAAGATGGCATTACGATGGAGACGATCTTTGGAGATGGCACTGATTCTGGAAAAGGGTTTTTCAACAAATTAGTTGGAGCGGGAAAACGACTGTTGACAGGCGAAAGCTTATTTATGACCGTATTTACAAACAACAGCGCAGAAAAACGCCGCGTCTCGTTTGCCGCTCCATATCCAGGGAAAATTATTCCAGTGGATTTGAGCGAACTTGGCGGCAAAGTGATTTGCCAAAAAGATTCCTTCCTTTGTGCGGCGAAAGGCGTTTCCGTCGGCATCGATTTTCAACGTAAACTTGGCACTGGCTTTTTCGGTGGAGAAGGATTTATTATGCAAAAACTCGAAGGAGACGGCCTTGCCTTTTTACATGCAGGCGGAACCATTTACAAGCGCCAGCTAGAGCCTGGTGAGAAATTGCGCATCGATACCGGCTGTTTAGTTGCAATGACAAAAGAGGTCGATTATGACATCGAATATGTAGGCAAAATTAAAACCGCCTTTTTTAGCGGCGAAGGATTGTTTTTTGCAACATTAACAGGCCCGGGAACCGTTTGGGTGCAGTCGCTTCCATTCAGCCGGCTTGCTGATCGAATTATTGCCTCTGCTCCAAGCTCGGGAGGCCGATCTGTCGGAGAAGGAAGCGTTCTCGGCAGCATTGGCGATTGGTTCGATGGAGATGATTAA
- a CDS encoding yteA family sporulation protein yields MLTHKQLSAFQMQLLKAKQDIEERLRHNDHFGKERSHAHDSVGELSSFDNHPADEATELYEREKDLALNEHTERELKEIEHALEAIRNGTYGTCEVCGKPIPYERLEALPTTTFCKEHSSDQTVSQKRPLEEGVLIPPFGKFDFDDRNESVAYDAEDAWQEVARYGTSDTPSDLGKNVDYYGEVYAESEENVGYVEDLENFAAVDLYGKNVKVYPTREHEQLENILDDEGIMSNIGDLPAYEKDPYTEKEDHRQ; encoded by the coding sequence ATGTTAACACACAAACAGTTATCTGCCTTCCAGATGCAGCTTCTTAAGGCAAAACAAGATATTGAAGAACGTTTACGTCATAATGACCATTTTGGCAAAGAACGAAGCCATGCCCATGACTCGGTCGGCGAGCTCTCTAGCTTTGACAACCATCCGGCGGATGAAGCAACGGAGCTATACGAACGCGAAAAAGATTTGGCGCTAAACGAACATACAGAACGAGAATTAAAGGAAATTGAACATGCACTGGAGGCCATTCGAAACGGCACGTACGGCACATGCGAAGTTTGCGGAAAGCCAATTCCGTACGAACGGCTCGAAGCATTGCCGACAACAACGTTTTGTAAGGAACATAGTTCCGATCAAACGGTTTCTCAAAAGCGGCCGCTCGAAGAAGGAGTGTTGATTCCTCCATTTGGAAAATTTGATTTCGATGACCGCAACGAATCAGTAGCATATGACGCGGAAGATGCGTGGCAAGAAGTAGCCCGTTATGGCACATCCGATACTCCTTCCGATTTAGGGAAAAATGTCGACTATTATGGGGAAGTATATGCGGAATCAGAAGAAAATGTCGGTTATGTTGAGGATTTAGAAAATTTTGCAGCGGTAGATTTATACGGAAAAAATGTGAAAGTATATCCAACAAGAGAACACGAACAGTTGGAAAATATTTTGGATGATGAAGGAATTATGTCCAATATTGGCGATTTGCCAGCATATGAAAAAGACCCTTATACAGAAAAAGAAGACCATCGACAATGA
- a CDS encoding glycogen/starch/alpha-glucan phosphorylase translates to MFSNKEEFKKTFLKRLEMLCGKRFEESTLRDQYNTLGNMVREYISQNWIQTNERNRARKQKQVYYLSIEFLLGRLLGSNLLNLGIRNVVEEGLNDLGIRLDDMEEVEADAGLGNGGLGRLAACFLDSLASLDLPGHGCGIRYKHGLFDQKIVDGYQVELPEQWLRHGNVWEIRKEELAVEVNFWGKVEISNQNGRLTFRHIDSEKVMAVPYDMPVIGYDTKTVNTLRLWSAEPAKTFPPHKSVMQYKRETEAISEFLYPDDTHDEGKILRLKQQYFLVAASVGSIVRAHRRQHGHLYELHKYVAIHVNDTHPVLAIPELMRILLDEEGMSWEDAWHITTNTISYTNHTTLSEALEKWPIHIFQPLLPRIYMIVEEINERFCRELWNHYPGDWKRIEEMAIIAHGLVKMAHLAIVGSHSVNGVAKLHSEILKKREMKRFYEFQPQKFNNKTNGVTHRRWLLKANPELSSLITKAIGTSWIKEPQALIHLKPYAFDSSFLQELANVKQQRKAKLAKRIYEKTGIVVNESSIFDVQVKRLHAYKRQLLNVLHIMYLYNRLKEDSSFSIYPRTFIFGAKASPGYYYAKRIIKLIHSVAEKVNNDKKTNEQLKMIFLENYRVSLAEEIFPAADVSEQISTASKEASGTGNMKFMMNGAITLGTLDGANIEILEAVGEENIFIFGLTAEEVLNYYQNGGYRSHEYYHHDKRIKQVVDQLVNGFFPDVHDHFEPIYDSLLTQNDEYFVLRDFALYVETQEKVEEAYRQRERWLKMSAINIAHSGCFSSDRTVQEYANEIWNIHPLNK, encoded by the coding sequence ATGTTCTCGAATAAAGAAGAATTTAAAAAAACGTTTTTAAAACGGCTTGAGATGCTGTGCGGCAAACGGTTTGAAGAATCAACACTGCGTGATCAATATAATACATTAGGAAACATGGTTCGTGAATATATTAGCCAAAACTGGATTCAGACGAATGAGCGAAATCGTGCGCGAAAGCAGAAGCAAGTATATTATTTGTCGATTGAATTTTTGTTAGGACGCCTCCTTGGCAGCAATTTGCTTAACCTTGGCATTCGCAATGTCGTGGAAGAAGGGCTGAACGATTTAGGAATTCGCTTGGATGACATGGAAGAAGTCGAGGCGGATGCGGGGCTAGGCAATGGCGGTCTTGGCCGCCTTGCTGCTTGTTTTTTAGATTCGCTTGCTTCTCTTGATTTGCCTGGTCACGGTTGTGGAATTCGCTATAAACATGGGCTTTTTGACCAAAAAATTGTTGATGGATATCAAGTCGAGCTGCCAGAACAATGGCTGCGCCACGGAAATGTATGGGAAATTAGAAAAGAGGAATTAGCGGTTGAAGTGAATTTTTGGGGAAAAGTGGAAATATCCAACCAAAACGGCCGTCTGACATTCCGCCATATTGACAGTGAGAAAGTAATGGCGGTTCCATATGATATGCCAGTCATCGGTTATGATACGAAAACAGTGAATACGCTGCGGCTTTGGAGCGCAGAACCAGCAAAAACCTTTCCGCCTCATAAAAGCGTGATGCAATACAAACGGGAAACAGAGGCGATTTCAGAATTTTTATATCCTGATGATACCCATGACGAAGGGAAAATTTTGCGATTAAAACAACAATATTTTCTTGTTGCTGCAAGCGTTGGCAGCATTGTTCGCGCTCATCGCCGCCAGCATGGGCACTTGTACGAGCTGCATAAGTATGTGGCGATTCATGTGAATGATACTCATCCGGTTTTGGCGATTCCGGAACTGATGAGGATTTTACTAGATGAAGAGGGAATGAGCTGGGAAGATGCTTGGCATATTACGACAAATACGATTTCTTATACGAACCATACGACATTATCAGAGGCGTTGGAGAAATGGCCAATTCATATTTTCCAGCCGCTGCTGCCGCGCATTTACATGATTGTGGAGGAGATTAATGAGCGATTTTGCCGCGAACTTTGGAATCATTATCCCGGCGATTGGAAGCGAATTGAAGAGATGGCGATTATCGCGCACGGTCTTGTGAAAATGGCGCATTTAGCGATTGTTGGCAGCCATAGTGTGAACGGAGTGGCAAAATTGCATTCGGAAATTTTAAAGAAGCGGGAAATGAAGCGGTTTTACGAGTTCCAGCCGCAAAAATTTAATAACAAGACGAATGGAGTGACGCACCGGCGTTGGCTGTTAAAGGCGAATCCCGAGCTTTCTTCGTTAATTACAAAGGCGATCGGCACCAGTTGGATAAAAGAACCGCAAGCGTTAATTCATTTAAAGCCATATGCTTTTGATTCGTCGTTTCTGCAGGAACTCGCAAACGTCAAGCAACAGCGCAAAGCGAAATTAGCGAAGCGCATTTATGAAAAGACGGGGATCGTCGTGAATGAATCATCGATTTTTGACGTACAAGTAAAACGGCTCCATGCTTATAAGCGGCAATTGTTAAATGTTCTCCACATTATGTATCTGTATAACCGCCTGAAAGAAGATTCGAGCTTTTCGATTTATCCGCGCACATTTATTTTTGGCGCCAAAGCTTCCCCTGGATACTATTATGCAAAACGGATTATTAAGCTCATTCATTCTGTCGCTGAAAAAGTGAACAATGATAAAAAGACAAACGAACAATTAAAAATGATTTTTCTAGAAAATTATCGCGTTTCACTAGCGGAAGAAATTTTTCCAGCGGCGGATGTAAGCGAGCAAATTTCAACGGCAAGTAAAGAAGCATCTGGCACCGGCAATATGAAATTTATGATGAATGGAGCGATTACGCTTGGAACGCTAGATGGAGCGAATATTGAAATATTGGAGGCGGTCGGAGAAGAAAATATATTCATCTTTGGGCTTACTGCAGAAGAAGTGTTAAACTACTATCAAAATGGCGGATACCGCTCGCACGAATATTATCATCACGATAAACGGATTAAGCAGGTCGTCGATCAGTTAGTCAACGGATTTTTTCCAGATGTCCATGACCATTTTGAGCCGATTTATGATTCGCTTTTAACACAAAACGATGAATATTTTGTGCTGCGTGATTTTGCATTATATGTGGAAACACAAGAAAAAGTAGAAGAGGCGTATAGGCAGCGTGAACGATGGCTGAAAATGAGCGCGATTAACATTGCTCATTCTGGTTGTTTTTCCAGTGACCGGACGGTTCAGGAGTATGCAAATGAAATATGGAATATTCATCCGTTGAATAAATAA
- a CDS encoding 1,4-dihydroxy-2-naphthoate polyprenyltransferase: MQSSLQTDRRFPPVNRRRDWRVWWRLTRPHTLTAAFVPVSIGTALAFHETNIRISLFIAMLVASLFIQAATNMFNEYYDFKRGLDSPESVGIGGAIVREGIHPKAVLYLAIFLFAIAMLIGVYICVNSSWWLALIGSICMAAGYFYTGGPVPIAYTPFGELAAGFFMGLVIILISFFIQTGEVTKTAILISVPIAILVGAILLANNIRDLDGDKENGRKTLAILVGRNNAIRILAGMFAISFIWMIGLVLFHLVSVWTLLVFFSVPKAITATKGFIGKTKPIEMMPAMKATAQTNTQFGFLLAIGLLISYWL; this comes from the coding sequence ATGCAATCTTCATTGCAAACAGATCGTCGTTTTCCGCCGGTCAATCGCCGCCGCGATTGGCGTGTTTGGTGGAGGTTAACGCGTCCGCATACATTGACTGCCGCATTTGTTCCTGTTTCTATTGGCACAGCACTAGCATTTCACGAAACAAATATTCGCATTTCGCTATTTATCGCAATGCTTGTAGCTTCTTTGTTCATTCAAGCAGCAACAAATATGTTTAACGAATATTATGACTTTAAACGCGGGCTTGACTCACCGGAATCCGTAGGGATTGGCGGGGCAATTGTCCGCGAAGGAATCCATCCAAAAGCAGTTTTATATTTAGCTATTTTCCTTTTCGCCATCGCAATGCTAATCGGTGTCTATATTTGCGTGAATAGCAGCTGGTGGCTTGCACTGATTGGTTCCATTTGTATGGCGGCTGGATATTTCTATACAGGCGGTCCTGTACCAATTGCGTATACCCCGTTTGGGGAGCTTGCTGCCGGATTTTTTATGGGACTAGTTATCATTTTAATTTCCTTTTTCATTCAAACTGGAGAAGTGACAAAGACAGCGATTTTGATTTCTGTTCCGATTGCCATTTTAGTCGGAGCGATTTTGCTGGCAAACAACATTCGCGATCTCGATGGAGACAAAGAGAACGGGCGAAAAACATTAGCAATTTTAGTCGGACGAAACAATGCGATTCGCATTCTTGCCGGCATGTTTGCCATATCGTTTATTTGGATGATTGGCTTAGTCCTTTTCCACCTTGTTTCCGTCTGGACGTTGCTCGTCTTTTTCAGCGTGCCAAAAGCGATTACAGCGACGAAAGGATTTATCGGCAAAACAAAGCCGATTGAAATGATGCCGGCAATGAAAGCAACAGCACAAACGAATACACAGTTTGGCTTTCTATTGGCAATTGGTTTGCTTATTAGCTATTGGTTGTAA
- a CDS encoding isochorismate synthase: MAILYQHKIQEQLHFIGKKANRPFISWSEEIDHVDPVYFFSLGQACSFRQRFYWSDRTNETVYVGLGCTYIIETEEKEQRFRTVETEWKRWMEQTASYSNGTDAVPIIFGGFSFDPFKPRTEKWRAFPHAKMIVPTVLLSLKNGKATLTVTMCSGQNEEIIKKIGMLIRLLYQEQKQQTSSLPPLITYKEVQKEEWIDAVKKTIENIRKGKFDKVVLAREARLSFADAIDPSVVLQQLREQQPFSYIFAFEQEGQCFIGASPEQLVKKEKDTCYSICLAGSIRRGKTLQEDEQLGKWLMNDEKNLREHQFVVQMIKEAIEAVCKRVQIPSSPQLLKLQHIQHLYTPVIGEKCRAASVLSIVEQMHPTPALGGTPREKAIKEIREAEPLDRGWYAAPIGWMDAEGNGEFAVAIRSGLLQGKEASIFAGCGVVGDSDPMSEYEETKVKFTPMLSALGVERDE; this comes from the coding sequence GTGGCGATTTTATACCAGCATAAAATTCAAGAACAATTGCATTTCATCGGAAAAAAAGCGAATCGTCCGTTTATTAGCTGGAGCGAGGAAATTGATCATGTAGATCCGGTTTATTTTTTTTCATTAGGACAAGCCTGTTCCTTTCGTCAGCGGTTTTATTGGTCTGATCGCACGAACGAAACTGTCTATGTAGGACTGGGCTGCACATATATCATTGAAACCGAAGAAAAAGAACAACGGTTTCGCACAGTAGAGACAGAGTGGAAGCGATGGATGGAACAAACAGCTTCTTATTCGAACGGAACAGATGCAGTTCCTATTATATTTGGGGGTTTTTCATTTGATCCATTCAAGCCTAGGACAGAGAAATGGCGCGCTTTTCCTCATGCAAAAATGATAGTGCCGACGGTTCTTTTATCGCTCAAAAATGGAAAAGCAACATTAACGGTGACGATGTGTTCCGGACAGAATGAAGAAATAATAAAAAAAATAGGAATGTTGATTCGGTTATTATATCAGGAACAAAAACAGCAAACATCTTCATTGCCGCCATTAATAACATATAAGGAAGTGCAAAAAGAAGAGTGGATTGATGCGGTCAAAAAAACAATCGAGAATATTCGCAAAGGAAAATTCGATAAAGTAGTGCTGGCGAGAGAAGCGCGTTTATCGTTTGCTGATGCGATCGATCCAAGCGTCGTTTTGCAGCAATTGCGTGAACAACAGCCATTTAGCTATATTTTTGCATTTGAACAAGAAGGGCAATGTTTTATTGGCGCTTCTCCGGAACAGCTTGTGAAGAAGGAAAAAGATACATGTTATTCTATTTGTTTAGCTGGGTCAATACGCCGCGGAAAAACACTTCAAGAAGATGAACAGCTCGGGAAATGGCTAATGAATGATGAGAAAAACCTTCGTGAACATCAATTTGTTGTTCAGATGATTAAAGAAGCGATAGAAGCGGTTTGCAAGCGTGTACAAATCCCATCTTCACCGCAACTGTTAAAATTACAGCATATTCAACATTTATATACGCCTGTGATCGGGGAAAAGTGCCGCGCCGCTTCTGTTTTATCGATCGTAGAACAAATGCATCCGACGCCGGCGCTTGGCGGAACACCGCGAGAAAAGGCGATCAAAGAAATTCGGGAAGCCGAACCATTAGACAGGGGATGGTATGCGGCACCAATCGGATGGATGGATGCAGAAGGAAACGGAGAATTTGCCGTAGCCATTCGTTCGGGGCTTTTACAGGGAAAAGAAGCGTCCATTTTTGCAGGTTGCGGTGTAGTCGGCGATTCTGACCCGATGAGTGAATATGAAGAAACGAAAGTGAAATTTACCCCGATGTTATCGGCGCTGGGAGTGGAGCGAGATGAATGA